A single region of the Anguilla rostrata isolate EN2019 chromosome 11, ASM1855537v3, whole genome shotgun sequence genome encodes:
- the sars1 gene encoding serine--tRNA ligase, cytoplasmic: MVLDLDLFRTDKGGDPEKVKETQAKRFKDVSLVDKLVQADAEWRKCRFVADNLNKAKNLCSKTIGEKMKKKEPVGDDDSVPEQAQNLEELTAEILSGLTVTQIKQVRLLVDEAVQKGDSLRLKLEEQRFEYLREIGNLLHPSVPISNDEDEDNLVERTWGDCAVQKKYSHVDLVVMVDGYEGEKGAVVAGSRGYFLKGPLVFLEQALIQYALQTLYTKKYTPLYTPFFMRKEVMQEVAQLSQFDEELYKVIGKGSERSDDSSLDEKYLIATSEQPIAAFLREEWLKPEDLPLRYAGLSTCFRQEVGSHGRDTRGIFRVHQFEKIEQFVFSSPHDNKSWEMFDEMIGTAEEFYQSLGIPYRIVNIVSGALNHAASKKLDLEAWFPGSSAFRELVSCSNCTDYQARRLRIRYGQTKKMMDKAEFVHMLNATMCATTRVICAILENYQTEEGVVIPEKLRDFMPPGLKELIPFVKPAPIDQELSKKQKKQQEGGKKKKDGDRTVQHGVESMSINNS; encoded by the exons ATGGTTCTAGATTTGGACCTGTTTCGCACGGATAAAGGTGGTGATCCTGAAAAAGTGAAGGAAACACAGGCGAAGAGATTCAAAGATGTGTCACTGGTGGATAAACTGGTGCAAGCAGATGCAGAATGGAGAAAAT GTCGTTTTGTGGCCGACAACTTGAATAAAGCTAAGAACCTGTGCAGCAAGACCATTGGAGAAAAGATGAAG AAGAAGGAGCCAGTGGGGGATGATGACTCCGTCCCAGAACAGGCCCAGAACCTGGAGGAGCTGACGGCAGAGATTCTCTCG GGCCTGACAGTGACTCAGATTAAGCAGGTTCGGCTGCTGGTGGACGAGGCCGTGCAGAAAGGGGACAGTCTGCGGCTGAAGCTGGAGGAACAGAGGTTCGAGTACCTGCGCGAGATCGGCAACCTGCTACACCCCAGCGTGCCAATCAGCAACGACGAG GACGAGGATAACCTGGTCGAGCGCACGTGGGGCGACTGCGCGGTGCAGAAGAAGTACTCCCACGTGGACCTGGTGGTGATGGTGGACGGGTACGAGGGCGAGAAGGGAGCCGTGGTGGCGGGGAGCCGGGGGTACTTCCTCAAG GGGCCGCTGGTTTTCCTGGAGCAGGCGCTGATCCAGTACGCCCTGCAGACGCTGTACACGAAGAAGTACACGCCGCTGTACACGCCCTTCTTCATGAGGAAGGAGGTGATGCAGGAGGTCGCTCAGCTCAGCCAGTTCGACGAAGAGCTTTACAAG GTTATTGGGAAGGGCAGTGAACGTTCAGATGACTCTTCGCTGGATGAGAAGTACCTGATCGCCACCTCGGAGCAGCCAATCGCTGCCTTCCTGCGAGAGGAGTGGCTGAAGCCGGAGGACCTCCCCCTGCGCTACGCCGGGCTCTCCACCTGCTTCCGACAGGAAGTGGGCTCACACGGCCGCGATACCCGCGGCATCTTCCGCGTGCACCAGTTTGAGaag ATCGAGCAGTTTGTGTTCTCCTCTCCTCATGACAACAAGTCCTGGGAGATGTTCGACGAGATGATCGGAACAGCGGAAGAGTTTTATCAGTCTCTCGGGATTCCCTACCGCATCGTCAACATCGTCTCAG GGGCTCTGAACCATGCAGCCAGTAAGAAGCTGGACCTGGAGGCCTGGTTCCCCGGCTCCTCGGCTTTCCGGGAGCTGGTGTCCTGCTCCAACTGCACGGACTACCAGGCCCGGCGTCTGCGCATCCGCTACGGCCAGACCAAGAAGATGATGGACAAG GCCGAGTTTGTGCACATGCTCAACGCCACCATGTGTGCCACCACTCGCGTCATCTGCGCCATCTTGGAGAACTACCAGACGGAGGAGGGCGTGGTCATCCCCGAGAAGCTGCGGGACTTCATGCCCCCCG GGCTGAAGGAGCTGATCCCTTTCGTGAAGCCCGCCCCCATAGACCAGGAGCTGTCCAAGAAGCAGAAGAAACAACAGGAaggagggaagaagaagaaggatgGCGATCGCACTGTCCAGCACGGAGTGGAGAGCATGTCGATCAACAATTCCTAG